The Ornithinibacillus sp. 4-3 region TCCTGTAGCGCCTGCTGGCCCTGTAGCGCCTGCTGGCCCTGTAGCACCTGCTGGTCCTGTAGCACCCATTGGTCCTGTAGCACCTGCTGGTCCCGTAGCACCCATTGGTCCTGTAGCACCTGCTGGCCCTGTAGCACCTGCTGGTCCTGTAGCACCTGCTGGTCCAGTAGGCCCCGTAGGTCCCATAGGTCCACTTGGCCCCGGTGTAGAACCTCCATCTGGAATAATGCTAGTTACTTGTTTTAATTTATTGTCCAATAGTAATTCTTTTTTCATCGCCATTGCGAGCATATCTTGAACAGCTTCATTTACTTCTAATATTTCAGGTAATGTTGCTGGTATTGTTAGACCAGGGAGAGTTCCCAATGAATATTGGATTTTTTCTCCCTCCGCATTAATAATATGGGCAAGTCCTAATTCCTCCATCGCAATGGAAGCTAATAACAGGTTAATTGCATCGTCCCTTGTTAGAGATACATTTGGGGTAAAATTTGGTAGACTGGGTTGGGACATTATTATTCTCCTTTCCTTAGAAATAGGTATTTCAAACAGATGTACTTGCTAAATAAGGGATTAACAAATACAACGTTCTCAAACAATATATTCAGTGCTGACAAGTCAGTATAGACAGACTACTATTATTCTTATATTCATGAAAAATGGGTTTGAAGGAGTTTTGAAATAGGATTTATATATAATGAAGAGGAAAGAGAATGTTAAGAGAAATAGAATACGAAGGAGATGTAAAGATGAGGTACACAGATATTAAAGCAAAGACTGTTGAAGATATAATTTCAGAAAAACAATTTTACACTTTAAGGGAATCCTTAATTCAATCCTATTTATTAATAGATAAATTAAACCAACAAGAGGTTAAAGAACTTCTACTAAACGTTTTTAATATGAGCGAACAAGAGCTTATGGAACGTTCTACTTCTTTTCATCAACATCAAATGAAAAAATCAATAATCACATCTACCATTGAAACAGCTGAAAAATGGATTGAAAAGTCGAATATGAAAGATGTACCTTCAATGCTTGAATTGACTCATTCAGACATTGAAATTAACGGACCTAAGGGATCAATTAGTGGAAGCCATCATTTAGAAGGCTGGTTAGAACGAGCAAACCTTAAGTTGATCACAATAAATCGCTTTGCTAAACAACATGATATTGTCCTGGAACAAGAAGGGATATGGTATGAAGATAATGGTGAGGTAAGAGGACAAGCCATTGTTTATACTTATATGAAAATAACAGAAGATAAAGTTTCCTTTATAGCACGTTATGATAATAAAAGAGAAGCATTTCAAATGAGCGGATTAAGCGAGGAAGATTTAATTAATTAATTAATTAATTAATTTCAACGACTCATGCAACAAGATAAGAAAAATTATCGAGAGTCAAAGGGCATTATTTTGCATGTATATTTTCAATTTTCTAGATTTCTAATAAATAAAAAAGATCGTTTCTATTTAAGAGCGACCTTTTGCATTGTTCTGCTATAAATTTCTAAAGAAACAATAGTATGAGCAACTAAACCCTATAGAAGTTTTACTAACTTATTTTAAAGGATGTTTCAGACGGAAGCCAATCTCTGTAAAACCTAAACGTTTATAAAGGGAAATTGTTCTATTCCATATTTCAGGATTTGGAGTTCCAACTTCTAAATTATTCCATCCATATTTTTTGCCATGTTTTTTTGCAGCAACAATTAATTGTTCACCAACACCTTCACTTCGCACTTTTGATGCTACATATAATTCTTGAATAATACCAAAAGTACCGGATGCATATAAAGCCATAGCTTCATAAATAGTTAGCACACCGACACATTCTTTATCTTTAAAAGCTAAGAAGGCAGTCCTCCATTGTTCTTCATCTTTTTTTAGCAATTCCGTACAGGCGTTTACTAAGCTTTCACTTGAAGTAGCCGTTCCTCTTAATTCTGATAAAAGTTTCGAAACTAATTTTGTTACAAGTTCAATATCATTTAGTTTGGCTTTTCTTATTTCAATACTTATTTTATTTCTCCCTCCTTTATTTTAATTGTAGGAAAAAATGATGATAAAGGAAATACAAATCATAATTTACTAAGAACACATAGTTTTTGAAAAGTTTTCATATCTTGCTATTTAACTTGAAATATGTTTTTTTATCTGTAAACCATGTACAATTTAACTAGAGGTGAGGTCATGATGAAAAAGCCAACAGAAGAACAACAAAGGGCAATTATTGAAAATGATCAGAGCTATGATGGGCAATTCTTTTATGCGGTTAAAACAACTAAAATCTTTTGTAGACCATCTTGTAAATCAAGAGTACCAAATTTTGATAATGTAACTATTTTTAGAGATGCGGCAGCTGCAGTAGAAGCAGGGTATAGACCATGTAAAAGATGTAAATCAGGTGGTAGTCGTTTGCCTGATGAAGAATGGATTACACATATTGAAATGTATATAAAGGAAAATTACTCGAAGCCTTTAACCTTAGATTATATAGCCGATCATTGCCATGGTAGTGCTTATCATCTACACCGAGTTTTTAAAAGAATCAAAGGCATAACTCCATTAGAATATTTACAACAGATTAGGATGGAAGAGGCAAAAATATATTTAGTTCAAACTGATCTGTCGATACAAGAGATTGCAAAACTAGTTGGAATTCCGAATTCTGCAAGGTTTTCAACAGTATTTAAAGAGAAAAATAAGCAGACACCAAGTCATTATAGAAAAAATTACAAAGAGGAGTGTAAAAATGAAAAATAAACAAAACCAATTCGTTTATTATGGAAATATAAATCACAAAGACTGGTCCATTTATATTGCAGCAACAGACAAAGGGCTATGCTTCGTTGGTTCTCAAAAAGAAGGAATAAACGAGCTAAGAGCTTGGGTAGATAAAAACAAATCGGGTGCAACACTTACCGAGGATGAAACGAAAATTAGCCCGTATGCTTATCAGCTTAAGGAATATTTAGATGGAAAGAGAAAAACATTTGATATCACTGTTGATTTAAATGGTACGATTTTTCAAGAAACCGTGTGGAATGAGTTACAAAATATTCCCTATGGTGAAATAGTTTCTTACTCTGATCTTGCTAATAAAATTGGCAAGCCAAAAGCGGTACGAGCAGTTGGCGCGGCTAATGGTGCAAATCCAGTAATGATTGTTGTTCCATGCCATAGAGTCGTTGCTAAAAATGGTAATTTAACAGGATTTCGAGGTGGTTTGGAGATGAAAAAAGCATTACTTGCACTTGAAAAATCAAATGAGATGGGAGAGTAATGCAGGATGAGAGCTTGGAAGGAAGAAGATCAAGATATTTTGATTGAAACACCAGAAGCTTTTGATTTTAAGGTAAATCTGGACTATTTGTTAAGAGATCCAAATGAATGTATGTATGAAATTGAAGATCATTTAATTACTCGTGTGATTGAGGTAAACAATGTCTGTATATTAGCACGTATAAGTGAAAGAGATAAGAAATGTTTATGTGTTGAGTTTTTAGGGGAAACAAAGCCCAAGTCATTAGCAGATAAAGAAGCCGTCGTTCGTTATATTTGCGAATGGTTCGATCTTGATAATGATCTTACCCTATTTTACGAAATGGGCTATCAGGACCCCTTATTGAAGCAGCCAATCGAGCAGTTTTATGGGCTGAGAACTATTGGGATAGATGATTTATTTGAAGCTTTATGCTGGGGAGTTTTAGGTCAACAAATCAATCTCAAATTTGCATACACCTTAAAACGTCATTTTGTAGAGAAATTTGGTAAGTCATTGGACTATAACGATAAGAAGTATTGGATTTTCCCTTCCTTTGAAGAAATAGCTGTATTAACTCCTGAAGATATGGCAGATATAAAAATGACAAGGAAAAAAAGCGAATATATTATCGATATTGCAAAGTTGATGAAAAGTGGACATTTATCAAAAGAAAAAATGCTAGGTTTTGATGACTTTAATCAAGCTGAAAAGGAATTAATTAAAATTCGTGGGATTGGACCATGGACGGCTAATTATGTATTGATGCGTTGCCTTCGCTATCCAGCTGCCTTCCCTATTGATGATGTTGGATTAATCAATGCCATTAAATTTCTAAAAGGAATGGAAAGAAAACCAACAAAAGAGGAAATAAGATTATTGGCTTCTACATGGAAAAACTGGGAATCTTATGCGACTTTTTATCTGTGGAGAACATTGTATTAAATGAAATGATTTTAGAAACAAGTGAAGAGGTAATCAGATGAATAAAAAATATACAAATTCAAAAAGCTTATTAAATAAAGGAACTGGATTCTTAAAGGGGTATAGCCATACATTAAATCCATATGTTGGTTGTGCCTTTGGCTGTTCTTATTGCTATGTTCGTCAGCTACCTGTACAAATATTTCGTGATGAGAGCTGGGGAAGCTGGTTAGATGTAAAAGAAAATGCGGCAAGTATATTAGAAAAGGAATTAGTTCGTGAAAAAGCCAAAGGACCTGTCACAATTTTTATGTCATCTAGTACGGATCCCTATCAGCCAGCAGAATATAAGGAGGAAATCACTCGTTCTCTTTTGGAGGTTATGGTTAATAATCCACCAGATTTTTTATTTATTCAAACGAGAAGTTCGCTTGTATTAAGGGATATTGATCTAATTAAACAATTAGACAAGCGTGTACGTGTAAGTATGACTATCGAAACAGATTCAGAGAATATTAGAAAACACTTTACCCCCTATGCACCACCTATTCAAGGTAGGTTAAAAGCGTTACGTAAGCTTAAGGAAAATCATATTCCCACTCAAGTAACTATAGCACCACTTTTGCCAAGCTCTAAGGATTTTCCTGCCATATTGTCTGAAGTCGTTGATAGAGTTTGTATAGATGATTATTTTATGGGTGATGGAAGTGGTGGAAAACGAACTGCAAAGCTTGGTGTACATCAAAAATATGAAGAACTCCAGATGGAAAAATGGTATGAAAAAGATACTTACTTAAAACTGTATAGACGTTTTGAAAAACATTTTAATTCTGATCAGATCTATATTAGCCAATCAGGATTTATGCCTTAATTCCGATGTCAACAACCCACCAATTAACTCCATCCGAAAGAAATTTAATCCAAAAGAAATTGGCAGTAAAAGCGAGTGTTATTAGTGGTTTAGTACAGATATAATTATTTGAAAAGTATTTAACTAAACTTTACACTTAAAGGGAATCACAAATTATTGTTGAAGGAGCTATAAATAATGAAAAACTTTGATTATGAAATTAAAACGCTTCCTGCTTATCGTGCAATGGGACTAAAATGTGATGTTCCATTCACTGAAATTGAAACAATTAAAGATGTGATTCAGGATTCAGTGAGTAGGGTGGATACACTTGAATATGCTGTAAATAAAAATATAAGATTAGGCCTGTCTTATCATCTTCGACCAGATGGTTTTGTTTATTATTCTGTCTATGAAGTAGAGGAAAAACAGCAGCTACCTGATGGGATGGTTGAAATCAATATTCCAGAAATGACTTATTTAGTAACAAAGCATAAGGGTGAAAGTATTGAAAAAACTTATCTGAAAATTATGGAATGGATAAGGGGAAGTGAGTACAAAGCTTTTAAAGAACAGAGTATCCAATATTATGATGAATTGCCGATAAAACACGAAAGGCACACAAATCATATAGATATAAGTAATCCTCCATTTGAAATATGGATACCTATAGAAAAATCATAACGAATCTTATTAAAATTGGAAAACAAGAATTTTTAGATCATAAGTGGTTGGATGATTATACTATGGAACTACTGATAAAAAATATCTTACATGAAAACGGCTTTAGCTAGGGAAGATAGAGTTAAAACCGTTTCATTATTTCAATCTTTCATGATTAGTTTAGGAATTATCTTGATATAAAATAATTCTCCTATTAATTCAACAATGGTTTGTGTGACGATGATAGCTGCAGTTAATGTTGCCCAAGCTTCGGGTAATGCAAGTGCCAATGGAAGAATAACAAGAGAATTTCTTGTTCCTATATTAAAAATTAATGCTCTTCCTGCACTTTTATCCAATTTAAACATGTATGCGATAAAATGTGATACAAATGGGGTAATGATTAAAACTAAAATATATTGGAATCACACGTATAATCATACCGAATTCATTGTATATTTTACCGATTTGAGAAACTACTACTACAAATAATACGCAAGCCATAAATGGGACAGGTAATCATGTTGTCGTATCTAATACCTTCTCGCCTAATGCCTGCTTCTTAGCCCAAAGTTGAGTAAATATAGCTATAATGATAGGTATAACAATAAGTACTAAAAAAGCTTCAAGGAATGGTTCTATATGAACAATTCCTACCATTTCTTCACCTATAAATATCCATAGATATAATGGTAGTAACATTATTTGTACTATAAATAAGATAGGAGTGGAAGCTAACATTAATTTCTCATTTCCCTTGCCTAGTTGCGTAAAAACAATGACATAATCAATACATGGTGTAAGTAAGACTAAATAAACTCCTAATAAAATCGGTGGTGATTGTGGGAATATCATTGTTAATACCCATACAATAATAGGAACAGCTATAAAATTTCCCAATAATAAAGCGGTTATAAACTTGAAATTTGACATAGCCTCACGTAATTTTAAAAATGGAATTTGTGCAAACATCCCATACATTAGTACGGCTATCAATGGTGAAATTGTCCAATCTAATCTTGCTCCGAAATCCTTAGTTAACACTCCTAATAATCCTCCAAGCAGAAGTGCAACAGCATATATCCAAATTTGTTGGGTTTCTAATTTTTTCTTAGTGATCCTCACGTTTCGAAGCATTTTTCATTCATTCTCCTATCATGCTTAGCGAATATATATCGTACATAAATTTTAGCATTGAAGGATTTTTAAGTCTATAGAGCGACTCTAAAGAGAATATTTTCATTACAGATTATCAGCTTGTTAAAGAATTGAGCTAAACTGAATATTATTGTCATTTGTAAAGCTAATATTAGCAGCGATATATGTTTGTGTTTGCTCACTCTGAATAAAGTAATGCGATATATCATCAATAATGTTTTGATATGGCATATCCGTTATTCCGATAAATTGATTCATTGCAGACCCTTTTACTACACGAATAGTTCCTTTAGAGCCAATTAAATCAGCAAATGACGTGTCATGCTGCATGGGAGCATGGAGTAGTGCATCATTAAGGTATCCGCGAACATTTCCTTTAGCATCAGCATCAGCAAAGATTTTATATTTTGGCTCACTTAATGTTATTTGTAGACTTATTCTTTGTTCTCCTTTTAAAGTGCCTGTCAGTATACTAATAACAGAGATCGTTTTTCCTAACATTTGTTTGTGAATAGGATGGATGTTTTTATTTTTTGTTAAAATTTTATTGATTAGCTCTGTATTATTTGCAAAGAATAAGCGCACTTGATTATCATAAATAAGCGTTTTAACAATTGTATTCTTCATTTTATCTCTCCTTCCTTTCTATGTACACTATAAAACGTAACGTGACGTAAGGTTCAAGAGAGGATTTTAAAAATAGGCATAAAGTATTCTTTTTGGAAAATCGATAAGTGAACTAATGATAATTTCCTATTGTAAGAAAATCCCAAATCTGTTTATCATAATATAATAGATGCTTCTGCAAATTGCAGAAACAAAGGAGTAAAAAGGATGGCAGATGAAATATTTTCAACTTTAATGCTTGTTATCGTTACACTTGTTGTGATAACTATTTTTTATTTTTTAAGTAAAATACCTGGAGCAGGTCTGGTGCTCAAAATTATTCGAGGAATTTTCATTATTTTATGGAGTATTGTTTTATTCCTCCTCGTGTTTTTCATGTTCTTTATGGTAGGTTATATGGTGATTGTATTCTTTACATTTACCGCAAACCCGGAAGGAATATTGTTCCAAGGAGAGCCAATTAACTTTTTAATTGGAGATAATGCTAGGCATGCTGCATACTTTATCATGGTATATGCAGGCTTTTGTTTAGTGATGGTGTATGTTCTTTCTTTTATTTTTGTATTTGGAAAAAAGCTTACTAAAACGTTTGGTAAGTTTCAAAATGAAATTACTTTATTAGTTATGCTTGTATTAGTATTTACAATTTTTCCTACCGTTGTCGAAGCAATACTACCAGACTTTGAGGTAGGAAAACATGGAAGATATGCGCTTGGATTTTTACCACTTGCTATGTATGCACAAGGGCGAATTAAAAAAGCAAAAGAACGTCATAAAGATGGACGCTATCTTTCTCGAACAGATCAATTTTACTTGGATATGGATAAAGAGGATGCTAAAAAATAACAATAACTGACAAAGCCGAGATGATATTCCATTTCGGCTTTATTAGCTATGATATAATTATTTTATTAAAATCCGATGAAATTCACCTGGAAAAGGGGAGATAAGTATGACTATTTTTTCTGTCCTTGCATTTACAGCGTTGATTGTGGCAATTGTAACCTTTGCTTTTGCGATGGCAGGTAGACACCAGCTGTAATGGATTTCTGCAAGATTAAAACAATCTTACTATATTTTACAAGAAGCATTTCAGCAAGTCCCGTAATAAAATTGGTATTAAAACTATGTTTGCGTATTTGATAGTAATAGATTCAAGCAACCTGATCCCTTTTGAGATAAGGTTGCTTTTTTTACAGATGATATAGCGCTATTTCTCAAAAGTTCATGCTAAATGTTTAGTTAGGAAATTTCTTTCCTCAACACAGGGGCATTTTTCCCTGTTATAACAGAAAGAACGACAATCCCTGCTGCAATTATCGTGAAGAATGTAATCGATTCATCTAGAAATAACGTTGCAAATAGGATCATCAAAAATGGTTGTAAGTATTGAAGCTGACTTACTCTTGCGATTCCTCCCATAGCCATTCCTCCATACCAAGCAACATATGCTAGAAACTGGCTGATAATAGCGAGGTAAATAAAGCTGATCCAAGCCTGCACAGGAGCTTGAAGCATGTCTACGGTAAAATTCATTCCAACTGGAATAATGAAAAAAGGAGCTCCAATCATAATTGCCCAGGCAATCACTTGCCAGCTGCCTAATTCTTTCGATAACCTTCCACCCTCCGCATAACTAAGCCCAAGTATAATTACAGCTGCGAGTAAGGCTAAATCAGCAAATTGCAATTGGCCGAATCCAAGATAAAGCGCATAGATAATAACAGCTAAAGAGCCAATGATACTTGAAATCCAAAATTTGCGAGAAGGGATTTCACCTGCTCTTAACATAGCAAATCCTGCTGTTGCTAATGGTAATAATGCTAATTCCACTGCTCCATGAGAAACAGGTAAGGATTCCATGGCCCAAGAAGTGAGGAGAGGGAATCCTAAAACTGCACCAACAGCGACAATAATTAGGCTTTTGAATTGACGAAGAGAAGGTAGTTTTTCTTTTCGAACAATAAATATAATAGCAATTAGAACAGCCGCCACAACGGTTCTACCTAAACCAACTATAGTTGTGCCAAAGTATTCGACTGCGATACTTGTCGCAGGAAGTGTTAAACTAAAACAAATAACACCTACTAATCCTAACAATAATCCTAATTTTTCTTTATTTTCTCTCTGCACCATTATTCAGCCCCTGTCTTTTTATTTTGTAACCTATCTGTACTGTTTTTCATTTTTCTTAGTGATAATTCTGCTATAATTCAAATATTAATAGGTACAAAATCAAAAGCATACTATTCATTTATCTATCTGTCCTGGTACAGATAAAGGAGGTGGAATAAATGAACCCGAAATATATAAATATAATGGAAGAAATTAAGCTTCGACTAACTAATGGATCGCTTGTTACTGGTAGTAAACTTCCATCTATTCGTCATCTGGCTAAGGAATTTTCATGTAGCAAAAATACGGTGATAAAAGCATATGTGGAGCTAGAAAAAGAGCATTTAATTTATGCTGTTCCTAAAAGTGGCTACTATGTTGTCAATGAATTTCAAAATGAGATAAACGAAAATAAAGAAATTGATTTTCTTTCTGCTGGCCCAGATAAAAATGCAATGCCTTATGTTGATTTTCAACATTGTATGAATCAAGCCATTGAACATTATAAGGAGGAACTCTTTACTTACTCTGATCAGCAAGGGTTATATTCCTTACGTGCACAGGTAGCAAAGTATTTACAGGATTTACAGGTATTCACGCAACCAGAAAGGCTAGTTGTTGTATCTGGTTCGCAACAGGCTCTTAATTTATTAGTTTCTATGCCATTTCCAAATGGGAAAAATAATATTCTGATTGAGCAACCTACTTATTTCGGATTCATTGAGTCTCTTCAGCTTCAGCAAACTACGACTTTTGGAATTGACTTATCGATGGAGGGAATCGATTTTGATCGGTTGGAATACATTTTCCGAAATAATGATATAAAATTTTTCTATATTATCCCGAGATTTCATAATCCGCTTGGACATTGCTACTCAAATAGAGAAAAGAAGAAAATTGTTGAATTAGCTGAAAAATACGATGTGTATATTGTGGAAGATGATTTTTTAGGTGATCTTGATCCAAATGCAAAGTCAGATCCTTTATTTTCTTTTGACCCTTCGGAAAGAGTGATTTATATTAAAAGCTTTTCAAAAATCTTTCTTCCAGGGCTAAGGATTGCTACTGTTGTTCTACCCAAATTAATGATTAGTAATTTTTTACGATATAAATTTAGCTCAGATTTCAATAGTCCGGCTCTTTCCCAAGGAGCATTAGAAATCTACCTGAAAAGCGGGATGTTTCAGAGTCATTTAAAGAAAATAAAAGAGATCTATCATACTAAAATGCAGCTTCTTCAAGAAGCATGCGAAGCCTTATTACCTACGAATACATATTTTTCTAAACCAACTTCCGGATTTTATATAGCAATTCGTTTGCCAGAAAATGTGACTGCCAAACAAGTAGTCCATCGATTGAATGAGCAGCAAATATATGTTGATGATGCTTCAAGAATGTTCTTACCGGAATATAAGCGGGAAAATTTACTGCGGATAAGTATTTCTCAAGTGGAAGCAAAACAAATAAAACCTGGTATAGAACAATTAGCTAACTGTATTACTTTGTTAAATAGTAGAAAAAGCTGTTTTTTATCAAATAAGTCTTTATTGTTGTAAAGGAGTATGAATCATGCAAACAATGGAATTAATAAAACAATTATTTCCTACTGATCAGAAATACCAAATCACGAACATCAAAGAAGAGAAACAAAATGAGGAATATGAAGGACTTACCTTTAGGATAAACACTCATGATTTTAGAAGTAGACTAGCTAAGAAAACACCAAAGAAAAAAGGTTATTTTGTAGTTTTTTGGTATAAGAATATAAATAATGAAAATCAAGCATACTCATTTGATGAAACGCCTGATAAAGTTATTATTACCATTTTGGATGATGACAAAAAAGGACAATTTATTATTCCAAAATTAGAGCTATTGAAAAGGGGAATTCTTAGAACTAAGGACACTAAAGGGAAGATGGCAATAAGAGTTTATCCAAAATGGGAAAAGGAACTAAATAAGAACGCAATGAAAGTTCAAAAATGCCAGGAAATCTATTTTATTGATCTGTCTAACGAAATCGACAGTGAACAAATGTTATCCTATTATTTTGAATAAGGCTTTAAATGATTTTAATGTTTGGATAAAAAAGACGCTTCTACTAAAAGAAACGTCTTTTTGCATATTAGATTATTCTGGTAACTATAAAGAAATTTCACTTTGTCTTTAAAAGAAAACAATTATATTTTTGCAATATAATCTTCTCCAAGAATTGTTTCCTTTTGATATTGATCGTTAGCAAGTTCTTTATTCACAAATGTATCCACATCTTCTTGCTCTATATCATACATCATTTCAATTTCTTTAGAGAATAAAAGTTTTTCCATTTCTAGTAGCTGAGAAAGGGATGGCTGGGATTTAGGCTGGATATCCTCATTACCCAAGACTTGTTTTAATCCTTTTACATAGTATTCTAATGGGCGATCACCAACAATTCGTACTCCTTGATTCTCTTTATTAATCATAATAATTGTAGGGAAGCCTCTAGCACCTAAATTTGCGACCTGTTGAAAATCTTCTTTAAGTAATTGTTGTCCAATAGGCTGTTCTGCTTCTTGAATAATAGCTTCTCCAGGCAAATCAAGCTTATTTACAATGTCGATTAAAATATTTCTATCAGACACATTCTTATTGAAAAGGAAAAGTGCTTCTCTTGTGCGTCGTAAAAATTCTAATGCAGTCTCTTCCTTGTATTTCTTTTGAATAATTTTAAATACTCGAGAAGCTGGATAAGAAGATTGTACTGGATTGTCGATCATAACAGAACCATCAATCGGCATTCTTGAATGATTTCCGACCTCTCGCCAATGTGGAGCAACATCTGCTGGTTTATAGATGCCATTCGCTGGATCAATCGGGCCATCATGCCATTTTTCTAATAAACCACCCATAACAGGTTGGAAGATAAAATAATCCTCGTATTGTTTGATAAAACGGCGTAAAGTAGGTTCAATTGCCCAACAATGTGAGCAGATTGGATCTGTTACATAGTAAAGAGTAACTTCCTTCTCTGGTTTATTAAAATTAATCATTTCTATTTCCTCTGATGAATCAGAAACACCACAAACACCAGTTTCTAAGTCACAGACCATAGTATTATTCTTTTGATTATCCATTTTATTTCCTCGTTTCTTTTTTGTTCGCTGCTTTATTATAGATCAGATTAAATCTGATGGAAATCAATTTGTTTGTTACCATAGATTACAGGTTATAGTTAACCAGTCTTTTGATTTTATAATGTTGTTTACTTAGTTTTAGAATTCCGCATAAATCCCATCACACCTGCAATAAAATAAAAAAAAAATTGCTAGTAAGCCATTGCCATAAGTAAGGAGAGTGGTAATCATAGCGAAAATTAATAATAAGTTACTTGCTGTTTGTTATTTTGTTTAAAGAGTAAAAGAGAGAATCAGAGATTAATTTGAATCTACAAACTTTCTATTTTGCCTAATTGTCCATATGCCTATACCAATGAGGATAGGTGATGCAAGGAATAAACCGCTTGTTAAGTGCAATGCTCTTGGAGATGTTCCCTCGAAGGCTGTAATGTCAGCGTTGCAGGTGACATGTACTCGATGTATGAAGTCATCACTTGTAAAAGCAATGTTTGAATCATGTCCTTGAAATAAGTTAATATCATTCCCATCCTGATCTTGGCATGAAATTGTTTCGTTAGAGGTTTGATAAGTAGTATAGTTTGCTTTGTCTGCAGTTTGAAATGTTTCGTCTGCTGAGAAGGTGGCTACCTCTACTGACTCTAAAGAACGGGTAAAGAAAAAGGCAAAAGGTGCAACGATAATTCCCATCAATAGACAACTGATTCCAAATAGGGATACCGTCTTTTTCATATTTTTCATTTTCAGATCTCCTTTTTTATGGGATAAGAAAGTATAAAAGTTGGCAAAAATTTATTCTTATTCAGAGTTAGCCATGTCTAGCTCCGAGCGCCAAAAACTATGAAATTTCGCGTCACTCCCTACAATAAGTCAACATCGGTTCGTGACCTCACCGTGCTTCCTTTATCTCGGTTGTGACACTCCAATCTCTACGTTTTTCGACGCATAGGACGTGCTAGTGCAGGC contains the following coding sequences:
- a CDS encoding MepB family protein, with amino-acid sequence MQTMELIKQLFPTDQKYQITNIKEEKQNEEYEGLTFRINTHDFRSRLAKKTPKKKGYFVVFWYKNINNENQAYSFDETPDKVIITILDDDKKGQFIIPKLELLKRGILRTKDTKGKMAIRVYPKWEKELNKNAMKVQKCQEIYFIDLSNEIDSEQMLSYYFE
- a CDS encoding PLP-dependent aminotransferase family protein — encoded protein: MNPKYINIMEEIKLRLTNGSLVTGSKLPSIRHLAKEFSCSKNTVIKAYVELEKEHLIYAVPKSGYYVVNEFQNEINENKEIDFLSAGPDKNAMPYVDFQHCMNQAIEHYKEELFTYSDQQGLYSLRAQVAKYLQDLQVFTQPERLVVVSGSQQALNLLVSMPFPNGKNNILIEQPTYFGFIESLQLQQTTTFGIDLSMEGIDFDRLEYIFRNNDIKFFYIIPRFHNPLGHCYSNREKKKIVELAEKYDVYIVEDDFLGDLDPNAKSDPLFSFDPSERVIYIKSFSKIFLPGLRIATVVLPKLMISNFLRYKFSSDFNSPALSQGALEIYLKSGMFQSHLKKIKEIYHTKMQLLQEACEALLPTNTYFSKPTSGFYIAIRLPENVTAKQVVHRLNEQQIYVDDASRMFLPEYKRENLLRISISQVEAKQIKPGIEQLANCITLLNSRKSCFLSNKSLLL
- a CDS encoding DsbA family protein, producing MDNQKNNTMVCDLETGVCGVSDSSEEIEMINFNKPEKEVTLYYVTDPICSHCWAIEPTLRRFIKQYEDYFIFQPVMGGLLEKWHDGPIDPANGIYKPADVAPHWREVGNHSRMPIDGSVMIDNPVQSSYPASRVFKIIQKKYKEETALEFLRRTREALFLFNKNVSDRNILIDIVNKLDLPGEAIIQEAEQPIGQQLLKEDFQQVANLGARGFPTIIMINKENQGVRIVGDRPLEYYVKGLKQVLGNEDIQPKSQPSLSQLLEMEKLLFSKEIEMMYDIEQEDVDTFVNKELANDQYQKETILGEDYIAKI